The following are encoded together in the Primulina tabacum isolate GXHZ01 chromosome 18, ASM2559414v2, whole genome shotgun sequence genome:
- the LOC142532739 gene encoding uncharacterized protein LOC142532739, translating to MTPSTMLLVQVILLSISSISAAATNLPSRNQDIVVAIEEMQKANYFTFVTLINMAPPDLFQSNITFLMPNDRILSRTNIPETSLVDLLLRQSIPSPLLFEHLEHFPTGSMIPTSRPGYVFKVNNDGRERFYLNNVRIISPNVCTKGSSIRCHGVDGVVQPTSLSPQSSTQPVLSCPNSTGHPVVSAPPFPVATVAAPPPSAPTSSSPKTCNATSSVDLLITLLMFMVETWLFCRV from the coding sequence ACTCCGTCTACGATGTTGCTTGTTCAAGTTATACTGTTATCCATCTCATCTATATCAGCGGCGGCAACAAATCTTCCTTCAAGAAACCAAGATATTGTTGTAGCAATAGAAGAGATGCAGAAAGCCAATTACTTCACTTTTGTCACCCTCATTAACATGGCCCCTCCCGACCTATTTCAGTCCAACATCACTTTCTTGATGCCTAACGATCGGATCTTGTCGAGAACCAATATACCTGAAACCTCCCTTGTTGATCTATTGCTCCGTCAATCCATCCCGTCGCCTCTGCTTTTCGAGCACCTCGAGCATTTCCCAACTGGCTCCATGATCCCAACGTCGAGGCCCGGTTATGTTTTCAAGGTCAATAATGATGGGAGGGAGCGGTTTTATCTCAACAATGTGAGAATCATTAGTCCTAACGTATGCACCAAAGGGTCTTCAATAAGATGCCATGGTGTAGATGGAGTGGTGCAGCCTACTTCGCTATCCCCTCAGTCGAGTACACAACCGGTACTCTCTTGCCCGAATAGCACGGGTCATCCGGTGGTCTCAGCCCCTCCATTTCCGGTCGCGACGGTAGCCGCACCACCGCCATCTGCTCCTACATCAAGTTCTCCCAAGACATGCAATGCTACAAGTTCTGTTGATTTGTTAATTACATTGCTGATGTTTATGGTGGAAACATGGTTGTTTTGTAGAGTTTAA